The genomic window TCCAGGATTTCCGCCGGATCGACCCGCCCGAAATCCGCCTCGACAATGCGGGCGTCCCGATTGAGGGCGCGAATGATGCGACGCGCCTGTTCGCAACGTTCGGGTCCGGCATCGCTGACCTTGTTCAGCACCACCACATCGGCAAACTCGATCTGATCTGTCAGCAGGTTCACCAGGCTGCGTTGATCGGCCTGACCCAGATGCTCGCCGCGATCCGCCAGAAAGTCATGGCTGGAAAAATCCCAGGTCAGATTGATCGCGTCGACGACCGTCACCATCGTATCCAGCCGGGCGACATCCGACAGGCTGCGGCCCTGTGCATCGCGGAAGTCGAAACTGGCAGCCACCGGCAGCGGCTCGGCAATGCCGGTCGATTCGATCAGCAGATAGTCGAAGCGTCCCGCTGCGGCCAGACGGCGCACCTCGATCAGCAGATCGTCGCGCAGGGTGCAGCAGATGCAGCCGTTGGTCATCTCGACCAGCTTTTCGTCGGTGCGCGACAGGCTGGCCCCCTCGCGCAACAGATCGGCATCGATGTTGACCTCGGACATGTCGTTGACGATCACCGCCACGCGGCGACCTTCACGATTGTTCAGGACATGATTGAGCAACGTGGTCTTGCCCGCCCCCAGAAATCCCGAAAGCACCGTCACCGGCAGACGCCGATCCCCCGCAGTCATGGCAACGCCTCATAAAAACGTAATGTTATTACGTATGAATTACCATTGACCTCGGCCGTGGGCAAGCGCTTTGACTGGCGCCTTCCTGCAAGCTGGGATAGAGCGGCCGAAAAGGGGGCCGCATGGATTTCAAATGGCTCGAGGATTTCCTGATCCTGGCGGAAACGCGCAGCTTTTCACGCTCGGCCGAACTGCGGGGTGTGACGCAAAGCGCCTTTAGCCGCCGAATCCGCGCGCTCGAGGAATGGCTAGGCACCGATCTTCTGTCGCGCGACAGCTACCCCGTCAGCCTGACCCCCGAAGGTATCGCCTTTCGCGAAACCGCCGAGGAAACCGTCCGCATGATCCTGGCGCGGCGGGCCGAATTTCGCGATCAGGCCCGCGCCCGCGGAGGAGAAATCTCGTTTCTGGCGCTGCACAGCCTGACCGTCACTTTCCTGCCGGGCTGGCTGATGCGTCTGAAAACGGCGGCCGGACAGATGACCAGCCGGGTCAAGCCGGAAAACTTCGACCGCTGCATCGACGCACTGGCCGAGGGTGGTTACGACTTCTTTCTGACCTATGCCCATCCGCAGGTGAACATCCCGCTGGACCCCGGCGGCTATCCGCATCTGGTCGTGGGTCAGGACAGCCTGGTGGCCGTCGCGCGTCCCGGCTGGCCGCCCGAGTGGCGACAGGACGGGATGCCCTTGCTACAATATTCACGCGGTTCCTTCCTGGGAACGCTGGCACGCATGGCCCAGGCCCAACCCGGCGCCCCACGTGTCTATGTCGCACATACCGACGAAGCCAGCATGGCCGAGGCGATGAAAAGCATGGCCGTTGCCGGACATGGTGTCGTCTGGCTGCCGCGCCTGCTGGTTGCCGGCGAAATCGAAAGCGGCCGGCTGGAAATCGTCGCACCCGAATTGCCCATGGAAATTCGTCTGTATCGCAATGCCGCCCGCGGTCGCGGCATCACCGGCCGGGTCTGGCGGGCGGCAGGTGAAATCGGCTGCGGTCATGCAATTCCGGAATAACCCAGCACGACTTGGCATTGGCGTTGCGGACGCAACGCCCCTAGATCGCGGGCATCGGGCGTGTCGGCGCCCATCATGCACATAATCGAAAATCCATGTTTCACGCATGCAGATCCCTGCCCGCCGACGCGGGCCGAACTGTCATGCCATCCGAGGTGACCATGACCCAGACCCGCATCGAACACGATCTGCTTGGCGACCGCGAGGTGCCCGCCGACGCCTATTGGGGGGTTCACACCCTGCGCGCGGTCGAAAACTTCCCGATCTCGGGGCGCAGGATCGGCGAGATCCCCGAACTGGTGCGCGCGCTGGCCGCGATCAAGCAGGCCGCCGCCTTGGCAAATGCCGATCTGGGGCTGCTTTCGGCCGAACGCCGCGATGCCATCGTCGCCGCCTGCGAGGAAATCCGCGCCGGCAAGCTGCACGATCAGTTCATCGTCGATCAGATCCAGGGCGGCGCCGGAACCTCGACCAACATGAACGCCAATGAGGTGATCGCCAACCGCGCGCTGGAAATCATGGGCCACGACAAGGGGCAGTATCAGTTCCTGCACCCCAATGAACATGTGAACATGAGCCAGTCGACCAATGACGTCTATCCGACGGCACTGCGGCTGGCGTCATGGCGCGGCCTGCAAAGACTGATCGCGGCATTGGCCAGCCTGCGCGGCGCCTTTGCCGCCAAGGCGGTGGAATTCTCTGACATCCTGAAAATGGGCCGCACGCAGTTGCAGGAGGCCGTGCCCATGACCCTGGGGCAGGAATTCAACACCTATGCCATCATGATCGGCGAGGATGAGGCGCGTCTGGCCGAGGTGTCGCATCTGCTGTGCGAAATCAACCTGGGCGCCACCGCCATCGGCACCGGCATCACCGCCCATCCCGAATATGCCGAACGGGTGCGCGCGCGCCTGGCCGAAATCACCGTGATCCCGGTGGTCACCGCCGCCGATCTGGTCGAGGCGACGCAGGACTGCGGCTGCTTCGTGCAGGTGTCGGGCGTGCTCAAGCGCGTGGCGGTCAAGCTGTCGAAAACCTGTAACGACCTGCGGCTGTTGTCCTCGGGGCCGCGGGCGGGTCTCAACGAAATCAACCTGCCCGCGCGGCAGGCCGGTTCCTCGATCATGCCGGGCAAGGTCAATCCCGTCATCCCCGAGGTGATGAACCAGATCTGTTTCGAGGTCATCGGCAACGACATGACCATCACCATGGCGGCCGAAGGTGGCCAGTTGCAGCTGAACGCCTTCGAGCCGGTGATCGCCTACAGCCTGTTCCGGTCGGTCGATCATCTGGTCGCCGGTTGTGCGACACTGCAGGACAACTGCGTGACCGGCATCACCGCCAATCGCGAGGTGCTCGGCGAAACCGTGCGACGCTCGATCGGGGTGGTCACGGCGCTGAACCCCTATATCGGTTACGCTGCCGCAACCGAGGTCGCGACCGAGGCGCATCTGACCGGCCGCGGTGTCTATGAGCTGGTGCTGGAAAAGGGGTTGCTGCCCAAGGACAGGCTGGATGCCATCCTGCGTCCCGAAACCCTGACGCGACCCTCCGCCCTGCTGGCCTGAGCAGGGCGTCGCCGGCGACAGCATGTCCTAGGCGTTGTCGCCGGCCACCTCGTCCAGCAGAAAGGCGCGAAACTTGCGAATCGCCGGGCGATTGCGCCGCCCCTGCGGATAGACCAGATAGAAATTCCGCCCGCTGCGGGAGATGATCGGGAACGGCTGGATCAGCCCGCCCGTCGCCAGTTCCAGCTGAAAGAAGCCCGGCTGCAACAGCGCGACGCCATAGCCGGCCAGCGCAGCGCGCGCCTCGTGCAGGTCGGTGCTCATGGTCAAGCCGGGCTTGTGCTGACTTTCCCAGTCCGCCACCCCGGCGGTGCGCATCCACAGCGCCCAGTTGGGATCGCCCCGATCCAGCAGCGGCAGCTTCAGCAGATCGGCGGGCTCGCGCAATTCGTGGCGGCGCGCCAGTTCCGGCGACAGCATTGGCGTGTATTCGACGGGCATAAGGAAATGCGCCTCGAGCCCCGGCCAGTTGCCGTTGCCGGCGCGGATGGCAACCGTCACATCCTCGCGCGCGAAATCGACCAGTGCGTCGCTGGTTTCCAGCCGAACGGCCAGGTTGGGGTTGTTCAGCTGAAACTTGCCCAGCCGCGACGACAACCACGCCCCCGCCAGCGTCGGCACGGTCGAGATGGAAAAGGTCGAGACCGCATCCGAAGCCGGCGCGGCAAAGGTTTCGCGCAGCATCTCGAATGCGTCGATGGTCGGACGGGCGAACATCGCGCCGGTTTCGGTCAGCGTCACCCCGCGCGGATTGCGCAGGAACAGCGGCGAGCCCAACCGTTCCTCAAGCACGCGAATCTGATAGCTGACTGCGGCCTGGGTCATGCCCAGCTCCTCGGCCGCGCGGGTGAAGCTGAGGTGACGGGCCACCGCCTCGAAGGCGCGCAGCGCCGCAAGCGGCGGGATGGACATAAGTTTGCCTTATACGGTCGTGCTGAGGCTTTGTTGGCAGTTTCCGTTGAAAAGTAGCATGTTGGCAGCATCCGGCAACCGCGCAATTCGCGGAAAGGAAAACAGGATGCCATATGACAACACGCCCATTCGGCGGCCATGGGGGCTTGCCGACCGACTGATGATGCTGTTGGGCCGCCGTGCCCATGACAATTTCCGCTGCCAGGACCGTATGGCGGCGCTGGACGATCCCGCGACGCGCCACGCGCTGAAGGATCTGCCCGATCACATCCTGCGCGACATCGGCGCCGAGGTGCATGCCAGCACCCGCACCGACGTCGAGGGCGAGGCGCTGCGCAAGCACCTGTGGTGATGGCGCGCGCCTAGCGCAGCCCCTGACAAAAGCGGCGGATGCGGTGGCAGGCATCCGCCAGCACCTCATCCGCAGTCGCGTAGGAAATGCGGAAATGCGGCGACAGGCCAAAGGCCGCGCCAAAGACGACTGCCACCCCGGTTTCATCCAGCAACGCCGTCGCAAAGGCCTGGTCATCGGAGATCACCCGCCCCCCGGCCGAGGTCTTGCCGATCAGATCCCGGATCGAGGGATAGACATAGAAAGCCCCCTGCGGCACCGGGCAGGTGATGCCCGGGCAATCGTTCAGCCCCGCCACCACCAGATCGCGCCGGCGCTGGAACACCGCCCGGCTGTCGCGGATGTAATCCTGCGGACCCTCCAGCGCCGCCAGCGCCGCATATTGGCTGACCGAACAGGGATTGGACGTGGATTGCGACTGCAAGGTGCCCATGGCCTTGATCAGCGGTTCCGGGCCGGCTCCATACCCGATGCGCCAGCCGGTCATCGCATAGGCCTTGGACACGCCATTCATGGTCAGTGTGCGGTCGCGCAGCCCCGGTTCGACCTGGGCGGGGGTCACGAAGCGAAAGTCGTCGAACACCAGATGTTCATAGATATCGTCGCTGAGCACCCAGACCTGCGGATGTCGCATCAGCACATCGGTCAGGCCGCGCATGTCATCGTGCCCGTATCCCGCCCCCGTCGGATTCGAGGGCGAATTCAGGATCACCCATTTGGTGCGCGGCGTGATCGCGGCCTGCAACTGTTCGGGGGTGATGCGGTAGCCGTTCTGCATCGCGCCCTCGACGATGACCGGGGTGCCGCCCGCCAACATCACCATGTCGGGATAACTGACCCAATAGGGCGCGGGGATGATGACCTCGTCGCCCGGGTTCAGCGTGGCCATCAACGCGTTATACAGGATCTGCTTGCCGCCGGTGCCCACAGTGACCTCGGCCGGGCTGTAATCCAGCCCGTTTTCGCGCCGGAACTTGGCGCAGATCGCCTGTTTCAGTTCAGCGATGCCATCGACGGCGGTATAGCGGGTGTGGCCGGCGTCGATGGCAGCCTTGGCCGCCTCGCGGATGTGCAGGGGGGTGTCGAAATCGGGCTCTCCGGCAGACAGGCTGATGATGTCGCGCCCGGCAGCGGCCAGTTCGCGGGCACGGCCTGTCATGGCGATGGTGGGCGAGGGTTTGACGCGGGCAAGCGTCTGAGACAAGAAGCTCATCGAACAGATCCTGTGGCTGGTTCCGCCCTGTCTAGGCGGGTGCCGATGCGCAGGCAAGCCGGAGGCAAAATGGACGACGACATCGCACGGCTGAAGCGGCTGCGGATGCGCAGCTGGCGGCGCGGCACCAAGGAAATGGACCTGATCCTGGGCCCCTTCGCCGACAGTCAGCTTGAGGGGTTGAGCGCCGAACAGCTCGACCAGTATGAGGCGCTGCTGGCGGAAAACGATCAGGATCTTTACCCCTGGATCAGCGCGCGCAGCCGCGGCGAAAGCTCCGGGCCGGCCGAACTGGCACCGATGCTGGACCTGGTGGCGCGCTTTGCCCTGGCGCGGCTGGCGGGGAAATAGCGACAATTTTAGCTAACTGCTTCGGAATTAACCGAAGATTGGGAAATATGGGGCAAGGTGGCGGAAACAAGCCACGAAACGGATACCGCATATGCATCAGCGCAGCCCTGCCCCATCGATGCCCGCACTGCGGGCCGTGTCGCGAAGCAGCCGCACGGAAGCCTATCTGGAAAGTCTGCAGATCCTTGAACGGCTGCATCGGCTTCTGCTTGATCTGGTCAAGGATGAATTCGAACGGATCGGCCGTTCGGACCTGACGCCGGTGCAGGCCCTGCTGATCTATAACCTGGGGGCGGCCGAGGTCACAGCGGGCGAGTTGCGCTCTCGTGGCATGTATCAGGGTTCCAACGTCTCCTACAATCTCAAGAAACTGGTGGAACTGGGATATGTCCACCACGAACGCTGTGAAATGGACCGTCGCTCGGTTCGGGTGCGGCTGACCGAACGCGGTTGGCAGGTGCGCGACTGCGTTGCGAACCTGTTTGCACGCCACGCCGAGGGGTTGGAGCTTTCGGGCGTCCTGGATGACCCGCCGATCGAGGCTGTTAACCTGCAATGGCGGCGGGTCGAACGGTTCTGGGTCGAACAGATCCGCTATATCTACTGATCGAATGACAGGCGCTGTTGCTGCGGCTGCCCCCTACCAGTGGCCTGTATTTTCCATGCTGGCCCAGGGCTCTTGCGGCGGCAGACGCTCGCCCGCCTGCAAGAGTTCGATAGAGATGTTGTCCGGGCTGCGCACAAAGGCCATGTGCCCGTCGCGCGGCGGTCGGTTGATGGTAACACCCGCTGCCATCAGCCGCTCGCACAGGTCGTAGATGTTTTCGACCTGATAGGCGAGATGGCCGAAATGCCGGCTGTCTGACGGCAGGCCGTCGTCGCCATCCCAGTTCCAGGTCAGTTCGACCGGGGTTTCCGGCTGGCCGGGCGGGGCCATGAACACCAGGGTGAACCGCCCCTGGTCGTTTTCGACGCGGCGAATCTCTTCAAGGCCCAGCAGGCGGTAAAAGGCGATGCTCTTGTCCAGATCCAGCACCCGGACCATGGTGTGCAGATAACGAATTTTCACGACGTTCCCTTCCTGATCTCGCAGCGTGACGGCTGACCTGCCAAAACGGCCGGCACGCCAGCGGGGTTCCTTCTGCAGTTCTTCGCGTATAACTACGCCGCAGGCAGTAAAGGAATCCCCCCATGACCCTGACGACCGAGCAACAGGCCCAGATCGATGAGTTGCGCGCCCAGCCGCGCCCCACCCTGCGTGCTGTCTCCGAGGGGATGGAGCGGCACCTTTACCAGCCGCATCCGGTTCTGGACCATGGCATGGTGCGGGTCATCGACTATATGGGCGATGATGCCGCCATTACCCAGGCCGCCCGGGTCAGCTATGGTCGCGGCACCAAATCGGTCAGCAATGACGAGGCGTTGATCCGCTATCTGATGCGGCATTGGCATTCGAGCCCCTTCGAGATGTGCGAGATCAAGCTGCATGTGAAGCTGCCGGTCTTTGTCGCGCGGCAATGGATCCGTCACCGCACAGCGAACGTGAACGAATATTCGGCACGCTATTCCATTCTCGACCGCGAGTTTTATATCCCCGCGCCCGAGCACCTGGCCGCGCAATCGACCGTCAACAACCAGGGTCGTGGCGAGGTTTTGCAGGGCGAAGAGGCTGCGCGGGTGCTGGACCTGCTGCGCCAGGACGCCATGCGCAGCTATGACCATTACGAGTCGCTGCTCAGTCAGGATGGCCAGCAGGGGCTTGCACGCGAACTGGCGCGGATGAACCTGCCCGCCAATATCTATACACAATGGTATTGGAAAGTGGATCTGCATAACCTGTTCCACTTCCTGCGGCTGCGGGCAGACGCCCATGCGCAATACGAAATCCGTGCCTATGCCGTGGCGATCTGCGACATCGTCCGCGATTGGGTGCCCCATGCCTATGCCGCCTTCCAGGACTATCGGCTGGGCGCGGTGCAACTGTCGGCGCAGGCCGTCGCGGTGCTGCGGCGTCGTCTTGCCGGCGAAACCGTGACGCAGGAAAACAGCGGCATGAGCAAGGGAGAATGGCGCGAGTTCGAGGCAATCTGGTCCTGATCGCGACCTTCTGCCCGGCCGGGACATCATCCCTGCCGGGCAGGCCATCCGCGCCAGATGAAAGTTCGGTCTAAAGTGCCGTCCAGCCGCCATCGACGGATATGGTGGTGCCTGTGATCTGGTCGGCCGCCGCCGAACACAGGAAAA from Paracoccus sp. SMMA_5_TC includes these protein-coding regions:
- a CDS encoding GTP-binding protein, with translation MTAGDRRLPVTVLSGFLGAGKTTLLNHVLNNREGRRVAVIVNDMSEVNIDADLLREGASLSRTDEKLVEMTNGCICCTLRDDLLIEVRRLAAAGRFDYLLIESTGIAEPLPVAASFDFRDAQGRSLSDVARLDTMVTVVDAINLTWDFSSHDFLADRGEHLGQADQRSLVNLLTDQIEFADVVVLNKVSDAGPERCEQARRIIRALNRDARIVEADFGRVDPAEILDTGLFDFDRAHQHPLWVQELYGHDAHTPETEEYGVTSFVYRARRPFHPGRVHRVLNGDLPGVIRAKGHFWLATRPDWVAEFSLAGAISTVTPLGRWWAGVPAERWPSHPDARAELRRHWLEPWGDRRQELVFIGLEMDKGAITAALDAALLPTTDFRPMDWVGLRDPFPAWGAGGA
- a CDS encoding LysR family transcriptional regulator → MDFKWLEDFLILAETRSFSRSAELRGVTQSAFSRRIRALEEWLGTDLLSRDSYPVSLTPEGIAFRETAEETVRMILARRAEFRDQARARGGEISFLALHSLTVTFLPGWLMRLKTAAGQMTSRVKPENFDRCIDALAEGGYDFFLTYAHPQVNIPLDPGGYPHLVVGQDSLVAVARPGWPPEWRQDGMPLLQYSRGSFLGTLARMAQAQPGAPRVYVAHTDEASMAEAMKSMAVAGHGVVWLPRLLVAGEIESGRLEIVAPELPMEIRLYRNAARGRGITGRVWRAAGEIGCGHAIPE
- the aspA gene encoding aspartate ammonia-lyase, encoding MTQTRIEHDLLGDREVPADAYWGVHTLRAVENFPISGRRIGEIPELVRALAAIKQAAALANADLGLLSAERRDAIVAACEEIRAGKLHDQFIVDQIQGGAGTSTNMNANEVIANRALEIMGHDKGQYQFLHPNEHVNMSQSTNDVYPTALRLASWRGLQRLIAALASLRGAFAAKAVEFSDILKMGRTQLQEAVPMTLGQEFNTYAIMIGEDEARLAEVSHLLCEINLGATAIGTGITAHPEYAERVRARLAEITVIPVVTAADLVEATQDCGCFVQVSGVLKRVAVKLSKTCNDLRLLSSGPRAGLNEINLPARQAGSSIMPGKVNPVIPEVMNQICFEVIGNDMTITMAAEGGQLQLNAFEPVIAYSLFRSVDHLVAGCATLQDNCVTGITANREVLGETVRRSIGVVTALNPYIGYAAATEVATEAHLTGRGVYELVLEKGLLPKDRLDAILRPETLTRPSALLA
- a CDS encoding LysR substrate-binding domain-containing protein, which produces MSIPPLAALRAFEAVARHLSFTRAAEELGMTQAAVSYQIRVLEERLGSPLFLRNPRGVTLTETGAMFARPTIDAFEMLRETFAAPASDAVSTFSISTVPTLAGAWLSSRLGKFQLNNPNLAVRLETSDALVDFAREDVTVAIRAGNGNWPGLEAHFLMPVEYTPMLSPELARRHELREPADLLKLPLLDRGDPNWALWMRTAGVADWESQHKPGLTMSTDLHEARAALAGYGVALLQPGFFQLELATGGLIQPFPIISRSGRNFYLVYPQGRRNRPAIRKFRAFLLDEVAGDNA
- a CDS encoding DUF1127 domain-containing protein gives rise to the protein MPYDNTPIRRPWGLADRLMMLLGRRAHDNFRCQDRMAALDDPATRHALKDLPDHILRDIGAEVHASTRTDVEGEALRKHLW
- a CDS encoding pyridoxal phosphate-dependent aminotransferase codes for the protein MSFLSQTLARVKPSPTIAMTGRARELAAAGRDIISLSAGEPDFDTPLHIREAAKAAIDAGHTRYTAVDGIAELKQAICAKFRRENGLDYSPAEVTVGTGGKQILYNALMATLNPGDEVIIPAPYWVSYPDMVMLAGGTPVIVEGAMQNGYRITPEQLQAAITPRTKWVILNSPSNPTGAGYGHDDMRGLTDVLMRHPQVWVLSDDIYEHLVFDDFRFVTPAQVEPGLRDRTLTMNGVSKAYAMTGWRIGYGAGPEPLIKAMGTLQSQSTSNPCSVSQYAALAALEGPQDYIRDSRAVFQRRRDLVVAGLNDCPGITCPVPQGAFYVYPSIRDLIGKTSAGGRVISDDQAFATALLDETGVAVVFGAAFGLSPHFRISYATADEVLADACHRIRRFCQGLR
- a CDS encoding FAD assembly factor SdhE produces the protein MDDDIARLKRLRMRSWRRGTKEMDLILGPFADSQLEGLSAEQLDQYEALLAENDQDLYPWISARSRGESSGPAELAPMLDLVARFALARLAGK
- a CDS encoding helix-turn-helix domain-containing protein, which codes for MHQRSPAPSMPALRAVSRSSRTEAYLESLQILERLHRLLLDLVKDEFERIGRSDLTPVQALLIYNLGAAEVTAGELRSRGMYQGSNVSYNLKKLVELGYVHHERCEMDRRSVRVRLTERGWQVRDCVANLFARHAEGLELSGVLDDPPIEAVNLQWRRVERFWVEQIRYIY
- a CDS encoding VOC family protein translates to MKIRYLHTMVRVLDLDKSIAFYRLLGLEEIRRVENDQGRFTLVFMAPPGQPETPVELTWNWDGDDGLPSDSRHFGHLAYQVENIYDLCERLMAAGVTINRPPRDGHMAFVRSPDNISIELLQAGERLPPQEPWASMENTGHW
- the thyX gene encoding FAD-dependent thymidylate synthase translates to MTLTTEQQAQIDELRAQPRPTLRAVSEGMERHLYQPHPVLDHGMVRVIDYMGDDAAITQAARVSYGRGTKSVSNDEALIRYLMRHWHSSPFEMCEIKLHVKLPVFVARQWIRHRTANVNEYSARYSILDREFYIPAPEHLAAQSTVNNQGRGEVLQGEEAARVLDLLRQDAMRSYDHYESLLSQDGQQGLARELARMNLPANIYTQWYWKVDLHNLFHFLRLRADAHAQYEIRAYAVAICDIVRDWVPHAYAAFQDYRLGAVQLSAQAVAVLRRRLAGETVTQENSGMSKGEWREFEAIWS